The Numida meleagris isolate 19003 breed g44 Domestic line chromosome 10, NumMel1.0, whole genome shotgun sequence genome includes a window with the following:
- the LOC110404211 gene encoding cadherin-1: MTVNATDADDAVNTDNGIVSYSIVSQQPPSPHPQMFTIDPARGIISVLGTGLDRETTPNYTLIVQATDQEGKGLSNTATAIIEVTDANDNNPIFNPTMYEGVVDENKPGMEVARLTVTDRDAPGSPAWQAVYHIKSGDQDGAFSITTDPSTNNGILRTAKGLDYETKSRYDLVVTVENKVPLSVPITLSTASVLVTVMDVNEPPVFVPPIKRVGVSEDLPVGHEVTSYTAQDPDRDMRQKITYRMGSDPAGWLAIDPVNGIVTAAQPLDRESVHAINSTYKAIILAVDNGIPDATGTGTLLLLLQDVNDNAPTPEPRSFEICSRQPEQQLLSIVDKDLPPHTYPFKAVLEHGSSSNWTVEMRGQDKLALSLKKELEPGEYDIFLKLTDSQGKAQVTQVKAQVCECEGTAKNCERRSYIVGGLGVPAILGILGGILALLILLLLLLLFARRRKVEKEPLLPPEDDMRDNVYNYDEEGGGEEDQDYDLSQLHRGLDARPEVIRNDVAPPLMAAPQYRPRPANPDEIGNFIDENLKAADTDPTAPPYDSLLVFDYEGGGSEATSLSSLNSSASDQDQDYDYLNEWGNRFKKLAELYGGGEDDD, from the exons ATGACCGTGAACGCCACGGATGCGGACGACGCAGTGAACACGGACAACGGCATCGTCAGCTACTCCATCGTCAGCCAGCAGCCACCCAGCCCACACCCCCAGATGTTCACCATTGACCCGGCCAGGGGCATCATCAGCgtgctgggcacagggctggaCCGGGAG ACCACTCCCAACTACACGCTGATCGTCCAGGCCACGGACCAGGAGGGCAAGGGCCTGTCCAACACTGCCACGGCCATCATTGAGGTCACGGATGCCAACGACAACAATCCCATCTTCAACCCCACCATG TATGAGGGGGTGGTGGACGAGAACAAGCCAGGGATGGAGGTGGCCAGGCTGACCGTGACGGATCGAGATGCACCGGGCTCCCCAGCCTGGCAAGCAGTCTACCACATCAAGAGTGGGGACCAGGATGGTGCCTTCAGCATTACCACCGACCCCAGCACCAACAATGGCATCCTGAGGACAGCCAAG GGCCTGGATTATGAGACCAAGAGCCGCTATGACCTGGTAGTGACAGTGGAGAACAAAGTCCCACTGTCTGTGCCCATCACACTCTCCACCGCCAGCGTCCTGGTGACCGTCATGGACGTGAATGAGCCCCCTGTCTTCGTGCCCCCCATCAAGAGGGTGGGGGTATCAGAGGACCTGCCAGTGGGGCACGAGGTTACATCCTACACAGCCCAAGACCCCGACAGGGACATGAGGCAGAAAATCAC GTACCGCATGGGCAGTGACCCTGCAGGCTGGCTGGCCATTGACCCCGTGAACGGCATTGTCACGGCCGCCCAGCCACTGGACCGCGAGTCAGTGCACGCCATCAACAGTACATACAAGGCCATCATCCTGGCCGTGGACAATG GGATACCGGATGCCACCGGTACGGGgacgctgctgctgctcctccaggatGTGAATGACAACGCGCCCACCCCGGAGCCCCGGTCCTTCGAGATCTGCAGCCGGcagcctgagcagcagctgctgagcattGTCGACAAGGACCTGCCCCCGCACACCTACCCCTTCAAGGCAGTACTGGAGCATGGTTCTAGCAGCAACTGGACTGTTGAGATGAGGGGCCAAG ACAAGCTGGCCCTGAGCCTGAAGAAGGAGCTGGAGCCAGGTGAGTACGACATCTTCCTGAAGCTAACAGACAGCCAGGGCAAGGCGCAGGTGACGCAGGTCAAAGCCCAGGTGTGTGAGTGCGAAGGGACAGCCAAGAACTGCGAGCGGAGGTCGTACATCGTCGGTGGGCTGGGTGTCCCCGCCATCCTGGGCATCCTGGGGGGCATCCTGGCCCTGCTGA tcctgctgctgctgctgctgttgttcgCCCGGCGACGCAAAGTGGAGAAGGAACCACTGCTGCCACCTGAGGATGACATGCGGGACAATGTCTACAACTACGATGAGGAGGGCGGCGGTGAGGAGGACCAG GACTACGACCTGAGCCAGCTGCACCGCGGCCTGGACGCCCGCCCCGAGGTGATCCGCAATGACGTGGCCCCCCCGCTGATGGCCGCCCCCCAGTACCGGCCCCGGCCCGCCAACCCTGATGAGATCGGAAACTTCATCGACGAG AACCTGAAGGCAGCCGACACGGACCCCACGGCCCCCCCCTACGACTCGCTGCTGGTGTTCGACTACGAGGGCGGGGGCTCGGAGGCCACCTCGCTCAGCTCCCTCAACTCGTCTGCGTCCGACCAGGACCAGGACTATGACTACCTCAACGAGTGGGGCAACCGCTTCAAGAAGCTGGCGGAGCTCTATGGCGGCGGGGAGGACGATGACTAG